In Candidatus Nealsonbacteria bacterium, the sequence ACATTATTCATTTCTTTTTCATCACTTCCGACTTTTAAAGAGCTTTTTCTTTTTAATAAGTCATATTATTAAATAATTATTAAAAAATCAAGTTCACTCTGAGCTTGATCTTAGCATCTGCGGGTCTTGGACGATTTTAGAATTTGTTCGATGAATACAAATTATTCTACTTCAGCTTTTTTAATATCTTTTGAATAAAAGCTGATTTGCGGGTCGTATATGTATCACGGTCATATTTATATTTCTGTGCTAATTTCTTTTTTAACTCCGTATATTTTTTAGCAATCTTTTTGTTTTTACGAAGATAATCTCTAAAAAGTATATGATTTTTCCAAAGTTCTCCGCTTAACTTCTCTATATGGACATAATGAGTTCTATTAACCTCGCTTCCCTTTGCAAAGAAATGTCTTCCTCTTATGCCCGCATCTCCTTTATATTCATATCCTAATTTTTTAAGAAGCTTAATACATTCTTCTCCAACTTTTAGAGATTTTACGCCAATAGCTATATCAATTATGGGTTTAGCTTTAACTCCAGGAATTGAAGTAGCACCAACATGTTGAATATCTAAAACATATTTTCCAATCGTA encodes:
- a CDS encoding GrpB family protein; translated protein: MIGLQRGKVKLSTYKPEWKKLYKKEEKLLLSTIGKYVLDIQHVGATSIPGVKAKPIIDIAIGVKSLKVGEECIKLLKKLGYEYKGDAGIRGRHFFAKGSEVNRTHYVHIEKLSGELWKNHILFRDYLRKNKKIAKKYTELKKKLAQKYKYDRDTYTTRKSAFIQKILKKLK